In the Candidatus Omnitrophota bacterium genome, one interval contains:
- a CDS encoding ABC transporter substrate-binding protein has translation MKKLVVFLFATFLAFQSAGCADKEQNSDTVKVTYWEKWSGFEADAMQAVIDLFNSRKFRNKDGKMIRVEMSTVSEIDRRLLTAVAGGNPPDVAGVWTWIVTTYAEKGALLPIDDHLREAAITEDRYIPVFWEICRYKGKMWGLPSTPASVALHWNKRLFREAGLDPNTPPLSIQEFDEMAEKLTLIKLPGQDKAISFYELKTRTNYKNLLGQGMIIQMGFLPSEPGWWPWSWGYWFGGKLWDGKEKVTADGPGNVKAYEWIRSYSEKYGVENIKRFSSSFGAFASPQNAFLSSKVAMVREGVWMYNFIDKYATGMDWAAAPFPSDGGKLKDVTYAEADILVIPRGARHPGEAFKFISFVNTQEAMELLCEGQRKFTPLKNVSEDFYARHKNPYIRVFRALAESPNAFITPKMVIWQEYLRELNFAYEMTRDLKAEPKKILSDVNKTMQKRLERELEMSKRSGEKR, from the coding sequence ATGAAAAAACTTGTTGTTTTCCTGTTCGCCACGTTTTTAGCCTTCCAATCGGCCGGTTGCGCCGACAAAGAACAAAATTCCGACACGGTAAAAGTGACTTATTGGGAAAAGTGGTCCGGCTTTGAGGCGGACGCGATGCAGGCAGTCATCGACCTTTTTAATTCCAGGAAATTCAGGAATAAAGACGGAAAGATGATCAGGGTGGAGATGAGCACGGTAAGCGAGATCGACAGGCGATTGCTTACCGCCGTGGCCGGGGGCAACCCGCCTGATGTCGCAGGGGTCTGGACCTGGATCGTCACTACTTACGCCGAAAAAGGGGCGCTCCTTCCTATAGATGATCATTTGCGCGAGGCCGCTATAACAGAGGATCGTTATATTCCTGTCTTCTGGGAGATTTGCAGGTATAAGGGAAAGATGTGGGGCCTCCCGTCTACTCCGGCTTCAGTCGCGCTGCACTGGAACAAAAGGCTTTTCAGGGAAGCCGGCCTGGACCCCAACACGCCCCCCCTATCGATCCAGGAATTCGACGAGATGGCGGAGAAGCTTACGCTCATCAAGCTGCCGGGCCAGGATAAAGCCATATCATTTTATGAGTTAAAGACCAGGACGAATTATAAGAATCTTCTTGGCCAGGGCATGATCATACAAATGGGTTTCCTTCCCTCCGAGCCCGGATGGTGGCCATGGTCGTGGGGCTATTGGTTCGGGGGGAAGCTGTGGGACGGCAAAGAGAAGGTTACCGCGGACGGGCCGGGGAATGTCAAGGCCTACGAATGGATAAGGTCCTATTCCGAGAAATACGGCGTAGAAAACATAAAGAGATTTTCAAGCAGCTTCGGCGCATTCGCTTCGCCTCAGAACGCTTTCCTTTCTTCAAAAGTCGCGATGGTAAGGGAGGGAGTATGGATGTATAATTTTATCGACAAATACGCGACAGGGATGGATTGGGCCGCGGCGCCGTTCCCCTCGGACGGAGGAAAGCTGAAAGACGTCACTTATGCCGAAGCCGACATCCTCGTTATACCGAGGGGCGCGAGGCATCCGGGCGAAGCGTTTAAATTTATAAGTTTTGTAAATACGCAGGAGGCGATGGAATTGCTGTGCGAGGGGCAGAGGAAATTTACGCCGCTTAAGAATGTAAGCGAAGATTTCTACGCCAGGCATAAAAACCCGTATATACGCGTCTTCAGGGCACTGGCCGAAAGCCCGAACGCATTCATTACACCGAAGATGGTCATATGGCAGGAGTATCTGCGCGAGCTGAATTTTGCGTATGAGATGACAAGGGACCTGAAGGCCGAGCCGAAGAAAATCCTTTCGGACGTCAATAAAACAATGCAGAAAAGGCTGGAGAGAGAGCTCGAGATGTCAAAGAGGTCCGGGGAGAAGAGATGA
- a CDS encoding sugar ABC transporter permease, with product MTKEEKREFIKGILFTSPWLIGFSIFVIYPVVASFCYSFCYYSVIQPPRFIGLLNYKDLLTDPIFWKSLWNTFYFVIFMIPLGFVASLSLAMLLNTKVRGMAFYRMIFFVPSLVPMVAGSILWMWIFNGEYGLLNNFLIKMGIPNPPNWLMDVNFAKPAIIIMSLWGLGQTIVIYLAGLQDVPVALIEAADLDGANWFDKLWNITIPMISPVIYFNVIMAIIGGFQIFSQAYIMTGGGPQRSTTFYALYLYQTAFEDLRMGYASAMAWILFVVILILTMLVQRISKESVYYHGG from the coding sequence ATGACCAAAGAAGAAAAAAGGGAATTCATAAAAGGTATTCTTTTTACCTCCCCTTGGCTTATCGGTTTCTCGATATTTGTCATATATCCGGTCGTGGCGTCCTTTTGTTACAGTTTTTGTTATTATTCGGTGATCCAGCCTCCGCGCTTCATCGGCCTGCTCAATTATAAAGACCTTTTGACCGATCCGATATTCTGGAAATCCCTGTGGAACACATTTTATTTTGTCATATTCATGATACCGCTCGGTTTTGTGGCGTCGCTTTCGTTGGCGATGCTGCTCAACACGAAAGTAAGGGGGATGGCTTTTTACAGGATGATATTCTTTGTGCCGTCGCTCGTCCCCATGGTCGCCGGTTCGATACTCTGGATGTGGATATTTAACGGCGAGTATGGGCTCCTTAATAATTTCCTGATAAAAATGGGGATCCCGAACCCCCCGAACTGGCTTATGGACGTGAACTTCGCTAAACCGGCCATCATAATCATGAGCCTCTGGGGGCTCGGCCAAACGATAGTCATATATCTTGCCGGCCTGCAGGACGTGCCGGTCGCGCTTATCGAGGCGGCAGACCTCGACGGGGCGAATTGGTTCGATAAACTTTGGAATATAACGATACCGATGATATCGCCCGTTATATATTTTAACGTGATAATGGCCATCATAGGGGGTTTCCAGATATTTTCACAGGCTTATATAATGACAGGCGGCGGGCCGCAGCGTTCGACGACTTTTTATGCGTTATACCTTTATCAGACGGCCTTCGAGGACCTGCGCATGGGTTATGCTAGCGCGATGGCATGGATATTGTTCGTTGTGATACTTATATTGACGATGCTCGTGCAGCGCATCTCCAAAGAGAGCGTCTATTACCACGGAGGTTGA